In bacterium, a single genomic region encodes these proteins:
- the rpsL gene encoding 30S ribosomal protein S12, translating to MPTISQLVRKGRAKKARKPKTPALKVAWNALKRRGRVVDGAPQRRGVCTRVWAQTPKKPNSALRKCARVRLFNRQEVTAYIPGEGHNLAEHSVVLVRGGRVKDLNSVKYHVIRGTLDTEGVQGRKQSRSKYGTKKA from the coding sequence GTGCCAACCATCTCTCAACTGGTGCGCAAGGGACGAGCCAAGAAGGCGCGCAAGCCCAAGACCCCGGCCCTGAAGGTCGCCTGGAACGCCCTCAAGCGGCGCGGACGCGTCGTGGATGGCGCCCCGCAGCGGCGCGGCGTCTGCACCCGCGTGTGGGCGCAGACCCCCAAGAAGCCGAACTCCGCGTTGCGCAAGTGCGCCCGTGTCCGTCTGTTCAACCGCCAGGAAGTCACTGCGTACATCCCCGGTGAGGGCCACAACCTGGCCGAGCACTCCGTCGTACTGGTGCGCGGCGGCCGCGTCAAGGACCTCAACTCGGTGAAGTACCACGTGATCCGCGGGACGCTGGACACCGAGGGCGTCCAGGGCCGCAAGCAGTCGCGGAGCAAGTACGGCACCAAGAAAGCGTAG